The DNA region CCCCCGCGGCCACCGCCGCGGCCGGCCCGTCCGCTCCCGCTCAGGCGGACTTCAGGAAGTCCAGCAGATCGTTGTTGAACGTGTCGTGACGCGTCCCGTACAGGCCGTGCGGGGCGCCCGGGTAGATCTTGAGCGTCGGGTCCTTGACCAGCTCGGCGGTCTTCGGGGCGGCCGCCTGGATCGGGACGATCTGGTCGTCGTCGCCGTGCGCGATGAAGACGGGTACGTCGATCCGCGTCAGGTCGTCGGTGAAGTCGGTCTCCGAGAAGGCCTTGACGCAGTCGTACGACGCCTTCAGCGCGACGCTCATCGCCATCAGCCAGAACGCGTCACGCGTGCCCTCCGAGACCTCCGAGCCGGGCCGGTTCGCGCCGTAGAAGGGCGCGGTGAGGTCCTGGTAGTACTGCGAGCGGTCCTTGCGGATGCCTTCGCGTATGTCGTCGAACGCGGAGATGGGCAGGCCCTCCGGGTTCGCCTCGGTCTGAAGCATCAGCGGCGGTATGGCGCTCAGCAGCACGGCCTGCGCCACGCGTGCCGTGCCGTGCCTGCCGAGGTAGCGGGTCACCTCGCCGCCTCCCGTCGAGTGGCCGACCAGGGTGGCGTTGTTGAGGTTGAGCGTGTCCATGAGCTGGGCGAGGTCGTCGGCGTAGGTGTCCATGTCGTGCCCGGTCCAGGGCTGGCTGGAGCGGCCGTGTCCGCGCCGGTCGTGTGCGACGACCCGGTAGCCGTGGGATGCGAGGAAGAAGAGCTGCGGGTCCCAGACGTCCGCGGTCAGCGGCCAGCCGTGGCTGAGGACGACCGGGCGTCCGGAGCCCCAGTCCTTGTAGAAGATCTCGGTGCCGTCGGCGGTGGTGATGGTGCCCATGGCTGGGCTCCTTCCTTCCGTCGGTTCTTCCCGTGCTTACGGTCCGGTTGTGCTTCTCCGGTCCGGTTCTGTGCTTCCGGTACGGCCGGTGCTGCTCGGTGCCGGCCGTGGAAGGGGACACAGTCCCCACCGTCGCTCGCCCGGCTCCGTCTCGCGAACGCGAACGCATCAGCCCCGGTCGGGGCGGTGGCCGGGCCCGGGTGTGTTCGCGTGGTGACCAGTCGCGGACCGCGCGTATGTGTACGAGGCGATGTGCCTCCCAGGGGCGGGCAGCCCGTGCGGTGCCGGTCATGGAGCGTTCGACTTGGGCTTCCCGTACGGCAGTTGGGCCGTCTCGGGTTCTGCGGGCGGTCGCCGGGGCGTGCGATGCGGGGCGCGCGAGCCGGTTGGCACACCCCTGGCGGGCTTCCGTACGCCTCGTGGTCGCCTTGCCGCAGAAGTCTCCTCCGCGTACGGCGGGTACTTCCATCGGGCGACACGTACGCGGTCGGTGAGCACCGCGAGGCGGCCGTGGCGGAAGTGCTCTCGCCGCGCGCTGGGACCCGGCCGGGACCGTACGGGCGTTCCCTTACGGCCTTCTTGGCGGCGCTCACGCGACATCGGTCCGACTGCCGCCTCTCATAGGGGAGATGGGCCCGCAGCCGCGTCACGAACGGCCGGAGAGGTCCTGCCGAGTTTCCAACTGCCGCCGCAGGCACGGGAGTCGGGACCTGGCCGCAGATGCCTTACGCCCGCGACGGGGCCCGGCGGAGGCCGCGGGGAGCGCAGGACCTGTGGAGCCCCTACGAGCGGAAGGCCCGGAAGTGACGGTCTGACTGCCGCTCGTCGGGCCGCACTTGTGTACCCAGGGGGAATCCTGGGGAAACGCGCCGCACGCGCGAGCGGCACCGCGGATCACGTCGTCAGCGCCACTAGATTGAGGGCTACGAAGATACGGATTGCATGATTTGAACTGTGAATTCAGGACATAGGGACCGAGAGGACACGGGGTCTGCATGGAGCCTCGGGAGCTGTGGGAACGGCACACGGTGCTGGCGAGAGCCTTCTGCCAGAGCGACGAGGAGGTGCGTTCGGCGCAGACGACGCTCGACGACGCCCAGGCGAGCCGGGCCCGTTCCCTGGCGGCGTTCGCCGTGGTGGTCGGCAACGACAAGGCGGTCGCGGAGATGCTGGGCCTTCCGGAGCGGGAGGTGCGGATCGCGAGGCGGACCGTAGGGCGTGAGGACGCCCGTTCACTCGCGGACGACCTGCTGATGCCGCCGCCGATCCATCAGCAGGCCATGGCCGCACCGCACGACGAGAACGCACGGCAGGGCGACGCCGCGCACTCGCAGACGCACTCGCAGAACAAGGGACAGGCGCAAGCTCAGTCCCCGGCCCAAGTGCCGGGCGGCGGCGAGCACTTGCAGGCCCCGGAGCAGGCGCCTGCCCAGTACCAGTCGGCGCAGGCCCAGCAGGCGCAGCAGCAGTCGGCTGCCCATGGCCAGGCACACGCTCAGCCCCAGGCTCAGCAGGCGCAGGCCCAGCAGCAGTCGCATCCTCAGCCCCAGAGCCAGCCGCAACCTCAGCCTTCGGCCCACTCCGCCCCGTACCAGACTCAGGCTCAGACCCAGGTCCAGGGTCAGGGCCAGTTGCACGGTCAGTACCACGGTCAGTCGCAGCACCTCGCGGCGCAGTCGTACTACCAGCAGGAGCAGTACCAGCAGCCGCAGGAGCACTACCAGACCTACGACCACGCGCAGTTGCCCGACCACATGGGCTGGTCGCCGGTGCAGGACGCGGTGCTCGTCGACGGCTGGCAGTCCGGCGTGGACCTGGAGATCCTCGCCCTCGAACTCGGCACCGATCTGCGGAGGTTGACGGCGCGGGCGCAGTATCTCTCCGCGCAGGGACGGCTGTTCGTCGCGCCGGAGGAGACGGGCCGGCAGGGCGGCAAGCACCGCAGGGAGACGGTCGCGCACCACTCGGGCATCCCCGCGCAGCAGATGAGTTCGCCCGGCGACATGCTGCTGCCGGACGGCCTGGTGCCGGACGGATACGGCGGGTACTGGGCGAACTGGAACGAGATGCTGCCCGCGCCGCAGGGCTGACAGGCCCGGCGCCGCGCGGGGAGGCCGCGGGCCATACGTGTCGCTGGGGCCGTAGGCGGAATCGGACCGGGGAGGCGGGCGGCACGTCCCGGCCTCCCCGGGCGTTGATAGCGTGTACCACCCCCCGACGACCGCCGCCGGCGCGGTGCGCCTGATGAGGAGCCTGTGACGTGACCGTCCAAGCGCTGGGCCCGAGTTGGCTCGACCCGGACTATCTGATCCAGACGTTCGGTCTGATCGGCATCCTGGTGATCGTCTTCGCGGAATCCGGCCTGCTGATCGGCTTCTTCCTGCCCGGTGACTCGCTGCTGTTCACCGCCGGACTGCTCGTCGCGACGGACCAGTATCTGCACTATCCGCTGTGGCTGGTCTGCATGCTGGTGGTGATCTCCGCCGTGCTCGGCGACCAGGCGGGCTATCTCTTCGGGCGCAAGGTCGGCCCGGCTCTGTTCAAGCGGCCCGACTCGCGGCTGTTCAAGCAGGAGAACGTGGAGAAGGCCCACGAGTTCTTCGAGAAGCACGGGCCGAAGTCGCTGGTGCTGGCGCGGTTCGTGCCCATCGTGCGGACGTTCACGCCGATCATCGCGGGCGTGAGCCGCATGCGGTACCGCTCCTTCCTGATCTTCAACGTCGTCGGCGGTGTGCTGTGGGGGGCGGGCGTCACCCTGCTCGGCGCTCTGCTGGGCCAGATCGCGGCCGTACGGGAGAACATCGAGGCGATGCTCGTCGGCATCGTGCTGCTGTCCGTGACGCCGATCGCGGTGGAGTATCTGCGGGCCCGCAGGCGTAAGTCGCGCGAGCAGGCGGGGAACGGCGGGGACGGGCCGGGGCCGGTGCCGCCCGCGGGCGCCCCGGCGGAGGACGGCGGCCAGCGCGGTCGCCACGCGCGCCGCTGAGGCGTACTGCTTTACGCCCTTCTTGGCCTTCTTGGCCTTCTCGGCCTTCTCGGCCTTCTGTGCGGGCTCTCCCTGCCCCGTGGGTCCGTGACTCCGCATACGGAGCCAGACGACGCGTAGGACTCGCATACGACCAAGCGCCCCGTCCGTCCGGTGTGAACCGGCGGACGGGGCGCGGGCGTTGTGCCTCCGATCAGGGGGCGGCGCAGGGGAGGCGGGCGGACCCGCCCCCCGCTCAGACCTTGGCGTCCTCCTTGCCCGGA from Streptomyces marispadix includes:
- a CDS encoding DedA family protein translates to MTVQALGPSWLDPDYLIQTFGLIGILVIVFAESGLLIGFFLPGDSLLFTAGLLVATDQYLHYPLWLVCMLVVISAVLGDQAGYLFGRKVGPALFKRPDSRLFKQENVEKAHEFFEKHGPKSLVLARFVPIVRTFTPIIAGVSRMRYRSFLIFNVVGGVLWGAGVTLLGALLGQIAAVRENIEAMLVGIVLLSVTPIAVEYLRARRRKSREQAGNGGDGPGPVPPAGAPAEDGGQRGRHARR
- a CDS encoding alpha/beta fold hydrolase, which translates into the protein MGTITTADGTEIFYKDWGSGRPVVLSHGWPLTADVWDPQLFFLASHGYRVVAHDRRGHGRSSQPWTGHDMDTYADDLAQLMDTLNLNNATLVGHSTGGGEVTRYLGRHGTARVAQAVLLSAIPPLMLQTEANPEGLPISAFDDIREGIRKDRSQYYQDLTAPFYGANRPGSEVSEGTRDAFWLMAMSVALKASYDCVKAFSETDFTDDLTRIDVPVFIAHGDDDQIVPIQAAAPKTAELVKDPTLKIYPGAPHGLYGTRHDTFNNDLLDFLKSA